One window of the Diospyros lotus cultivar Yz01 chromosome 12, ASM1463336v1, whole genome shotgun sequence genome contains the following:
- the LOC127787188 gene encoding probable pectin methyltransferase QUA3 isoform X2 has protein sequence MPYNKIADRKGHQGWMKEEGPYFIFPGGGTMFPGGVLRTALDMECGVASFGGYLLSEDALTLSFAPRDSHKAQIQFALERGIPAFVAMLGTRRFPFPPFSFDLVHCSRCLIPFSAYNASYFIEVDWLFRPGAYSVISGPPVQWPKQDKEWADLQSVARALCYELIAVDGNAVIWKKPNGDSCLPNQNEFGLKHCDESDDPSRAWYFKLKKCATRISSVKGKYAVGVIPKWPDRLTKAPSRVKIMKNGINMFDADSRRWARRVAYYKTSLNLKLGTSAVRNVMDMNAFFGGLAAALSSDPLWVMNVVPSRKPLTLDVIYDRGLIGVYHDWIKYNVSVVADKGPKKSHFSTLI, from the exons ATGCCATACAACAAAATAGCAGATAGGAAAGGTCACCAAGGATGGATGAAAGAGGAAGGTccatatttcatttttcctggTGGTGGAACAATGTTCC CAGGTGGAGTTCTAAGGACAGCTCTTGATATGGAATGTGGG GTTGCAAGTTTTGGTGGGTATCTCTTATCTGAAGATGCTTTAACTCTCTCCTTTGCTCCAAGAGATTCACACAAAGCACAAATACAGTTTGCTCTGGAAAGAGGAATACCAGCATTTGTCGCAATGCTTGGAACTCGAAGATTTCCATTTCCTCCTTTCTCATTTGACTTGGTTCACTGCTCTCGATGTTTGATCCCTTTTTCAGCATATA ATGCATCATATTTTATTGAAGTGGACTGGTTGTTTCGCCCTGGAGCATATTCAGTTATCTCAGGTCCCCCTGTCCAATGGCCTAAACAAGACAAGGAATGGGCAGATCTTCAGTCAGTGGCTCGGGCATTGTGTTATGAGTTGATTGCAGTAGACGGGAACGCTGTCATTTGGAAGAAACCTAATGGGGATTCATGTCTaccaaatcaaaatgaatttgGGCTAAAACATTGCGATGAGTCTGACGACCCAAGTCGTGCATG GTATTTCAAGTTAAAGAAATGTGCCACCAGGATATCGTCTGTGAAAGGAAAATATGCTGTTGGGGTGATTCCAAAGTGGCCAGATAGGCTAACAAAGGCTCCCTCAAGGGTTAAGATTATGAAAAATGGAATTAATATGTTTGATGCTGATAGCCGGCGGTGGGCAAGGAGAGTTGCTTACTATAAAACTTCTTTGAACTTGAAGCTTGGCACTTCAGCTGTACGAAATGTTATGGACATGAATGCATTTTTTGGAGGCTTAGCTGCTGCATTATCATCTGATCCTTTGTGGGTGATGAATGTTGTTCCTTCTCGCAAGCCTTTGACTCTTGACGTCATTTATGACAGAG
- the LOC127787188 gene encoding probable pectin methyltransferase QUA3 isoform X1 codes for MPYNKIADRKGHQGWMKEEGPYFIFPGGGTMFPDGAVQYIEKLKQYIPIAGGVLRTALDMECGVASFGGYLLSEDALTLSFAPRDSHKAQIQFALERGIPAFVAMLGTRRFPFPPFSFDLVHCSRCLIPFSAYNASYFIEVDWLFRPGAYSVISGPPVQWPKQDKEWADLQSVARALCYELIAVDGNAVIWKKPNGDSCLPNQNEFGLKHCDESDDPSRAWYFKLKKCATRISSVKGKYAVGVIPKWPDRLTKAPSRVKIMKNGINMFDADSRRWARRVAYYKTSLNLKLGTSAVRNVMDMNAFFGGLAAALSSDPLWVMNVVPSRKPLTLDVIYDRGLIGVYHDWIKYNVSVVADKGPKKSHFSTLI; via the exons ATGCCATACAACAAAATAGCAGATAGGAAAGGTCACCAAGGATGGATGAAAGAGGAAGGTccatatttcatttttcctggTGGTGGAACAATGTTCCCAGATGGAGCTGTGCAATATATTGAGAAGCTTAAGCAGTATATTCCCATAGCAGGTGGAGTTCTAAGGACAGCTCTTGATATGGAATGTGGG GTTGCAAGTTTTGGTGGGTATCTCTTATCTGAAGATGCTTTAACTCTCTCCTTTGCTCCAAGAGATTCACACAAAGCACAAATACAGTTTGCTCTGGAAAGAGGAATACCAGCATTTGTCGCAATGCTTGGAACTCGAAGATTTCCATTTCCTCCTTTCTCATTTGACTTGGTTCACTGCTCTCGATGTTTGATCCCTTTTTCAGCATATA ATGCATCATATTTTATTGAAGTGGACTGGTTGTTTCGCCCTGGAGCATATTCAGTTATCTCAGGTCCCCCTGTCCAATGGCCTAAACAAGACAAGGAATGGGCAGATCTTCAGTCAGTGGCTCGGGCATTGTGTTATGAGTTGATTGCAGTAGACGGGAACGCTGTCATTTGGAAGAAACCTAATGGGGATTCATGTCTaccaaatcaaaatgaatttgGGCTAAAACATTGCGATGAGTCTGACGACCCAAGTCGTGCATG GTATTTCAAGTTAAAGAAATGTGCCACCAGGATATCGTCTGTGAAAGGAAAATATGCTGTTGGGGTGATTCCAAAGTGGCCAGATAGGCTAACAAAGGCTCCCTCAAGGGTTAAGATTATGAAAAATGGAATTAATATGTTTGATGCTGATAGCCGGCGGTGGGCAAGGAGAGTTGCTTACTATAAAACTTCTTTGAACTTGAAGCTTGGCACTTCAGCTGTACGAAATGTTATGGACATGAATGCATTTTTTGGAGGCTTAGCTGCTGCATTATCATCTGATCCTTTGTGGGTGATGAATGTTGTTCCTTCTCGCAAGCCTTTGACTCTTGACGTCATTTATGACAGAG
- the LOC127787188 gene encoding probable pectin methyltransferase QUA3 isoform X3, whose amino-acid sequence MPYNKIADRKGHQGWMKEEGPYFIFPGGGTMFPDGAVQYIEKLKQYIPIAGGVLRTALDMECGVASFGGYLLSEDALTLSFAPRDSHKAQIQFALERGIPAFVAMLGTRRFPFPPFSFDLVHCSRCLIPFSAYNASYFIEVDWLFRPGAYSVISGPPVQWPKQDKEWADLQSVARALCYELIAVDGNAVIWKKPNGDSCLPNQNEFGLKHCDESDDPSRAWYFKLKKCATRISSVKGKYAVGVIPKWPDRLTKAPSRVKIMKNGINMFDADSRRWARRVAYYKTSLNLKLGTSAVRNVMDMNAFFGGLAAALSSDPLWVMNVVPSRKPLTLDVIYDRGLIGVY is encoded by the exons ATGCCATACAACAAAATAGCAGATAGGAAAGGTCACCAAGGATGGATGAAAGAGGAAGGTccatatttcatttttcctggTGGTGGAACAATGTTCCCAGATGGAGCTGTGCAATATATTGAGAAGCTTAAGCAGTATATTCCCATAGCAGGTGGAGTTCTAAGGACAGCTCTTGATATGGAATGTGGG GTTGCAAGTTTTGGTGGGTATCTCTTATCTGAAGATGCTTTAACTCTCTCCTTTGCTCCAAGAGATTCACACAAAGCACAAATACAGTTTGCTCTGGAAAGAGGAATACCAGCATTTGTCGCAATGCTTGGAACTCGAAGATTTCCATTTCCTCCTTTCTCATTTGACTTGGTTCACTGCTCTCGATGTTTGATCCCTTTTTCAGCATATA ATGCATCATATTTTATTGAAGTGGACTGGTTGTTTCGCCCTGGAGCATATTCAGTTATCTCAGGTCCCCCTGTCCAATGGCCTAAACAAGACAAGGAATGGGCAGATCTTCAGTCAGTGGCTCGGGCATTGTGTTATGAGTTGATTGCAGTAGACGGGAACGCTGTCATTTGGAAGAAACCTAATGGGGATTCATGTCTaccaaatcaaaatgaatttgGGCTAAAACATTGCGATGAGTCTGACGACCCAAGTCGTGCATG GTATTTCAAGTTAAAGAAATGTGCCACCAGGATATCGTCTGTGAAAGGAAAATATGCTGTTGGGGTGATTCCAAAGTGGCCAGATAGGCTAACAAAGGCTCCCTCAAGGGTTAAGATTATGAAAAATGGAATTAATATGTTTGATGCTGATAGCCGGCGGTGGGCAAGGAGAGTTGCTTACTATAAAACTTCTTTGAACTTGAAGCTTGGCACTTCAGCTGTACGAAATGTTATGGACATGAATGCATTTTTTGGAGGCTTAGCTGCTGCATTATCATCTGATCCTTTGTGGGTGATGAATGTTGTTCCTTCTCGCAAGCCTTTGACTCTTGACGTCATTTATGACAGAGGCCTAATTGGAGTTTACTGA